The genomic stretch TGTTAGCTGGCCCAGACGTGAAGTGgaaatggggaggagggaggcgaGTGGGCCTGGCTGGGTGGACGGGGATGCGCTCGCCTGCGCGGTTTCCTCCCTGGTAAAGTGAGGCCTGCACTCACCCCATCTAGGCAGGCGTGTGGGGACGGAGGTGATTGATGCCCGGTGTGGAGGAGCATCTCGCTCAGCGCCAGGTGGGCCGTGGCCTGGAGGTGGCCGCCGTTTTCCCTTCTCTGGAGGGGATTTATTGATCTTGTGCTGCAGGCGGTGTGGCCTGAGGGCAGGTGTGATTTGCAGAGCTCATTGCTGGGGCAGGTGCTGGCCTCTGGGATGCTGAGCCATCAATGGGGAAGGGCCTCAGGTCCCCACCAATGGCTCCCACCTGCTCAGCCCCAGCATGGCTGTGTCCTGGCTCCCCAGCCCCAGGGGGATATCGTAAGCACAGAGGTGGCCTCTTTGAATCGGGCGCTTCCCAGGGAGGGTCTGAGACTCGGCTGTGGGATTGCTCCTTCCTTGGGAAGTGGGCAggggtggccaggcacagtggctcacgccagtgaTCCTGGCACCTTGAgaagctaaggtggaaggatcgcttgactccaggagttctcaagaccagcctagcaacatagtgagatcctgtctctacaaaaaaaaaaaaaattacctggtggtgaaaaaattataaaatattatggcGGTGAgtgcccatggtcccagctactcaggaggctgaggcaggaggatcccttgagctaggaggtcgaggctgaagtgtgagccatgatcctgccactgcactccaacctgggcagcagagcgagaacctctctaaaaatagaagagaagcaAGCAGGGGGGTACCTGTGTGCTCACCCTGGGGTTGTGCCCCCCCAGCAAAACCAGGACGGGTCAGCAGCTCCTGGACTTGGAGCATCCACGTGGCTCTGCTGGGCAGTGGAGGGGCCCCATGATGGAGCAGCACTGGCCCGGGAAGCCTGTGCCACTAGGTTTGTGATCAGACGGCTGCCCGCGTCCCTGAGAGTTGCTGAATTCAGGGAGTTGTGGGGCAGAAACAGCGGTGGCTTCACACACAGAGTCCAGGGTTCGAGCCCCGGGCAGTCCACACACAGAGGCCAGGGTTCGAGCCCCGGCCGATCCACCCACTAGCTGTGTGGCGTGAGACACTGCTGTAGAGTCAGTCATAATCTTGAGCCACGATCTCACCAGAGCGATCTAATCTTAACCCCAAGGGACACTGGGTGATGTCTGGGGACATCTGTGGTTGTCGCAACTGAGGGTGCTCCTGGCagggagtgggtggaggccagggacgcTGCTCAGCgccctgcagtgcccaggacgGCCCCACCTCAGAGAACAATCCGACCCCAATGTCCACAGAGCCAGCGGGTAGAGGCCTGGTTTTCTGGGccctggttttctcatctgtgaagtggagatggggtttttgtcCCAGGAAAATGAAAAGTGTAAGTTCCTAGTCGGGTGTTAACCCTGGTGGCAGGAAGTCATGATGGTGGCTAAGGGCCCCAGGTTGGCGCTGGGGAAGTTCAGGCCTTTCTGGTCACCGCAGAGTGTGTGGGACCCGAGTCCTCCTGCCACCTGTGCCCAGGCTGCCCTGAGCAGTGCCCCCAGCCGGTCCTCACCAGGTGCTCCCTTGTGACAAACCATTGACCCTGTACCTTCTTATGGTGCAGACTCTGTTGTCACTGTGTTCACAGTGGAcaccatgttttgttttgttttgctttgttttgaggcagagtcttgttctgtcgcccaggctggagtgcagtggcatgatctcagctcactgcaacctctacctcccaggttcaagctattctcctgcctcagcctcacgagtagctgggactacaggcacgcgccaccacgcctgagtaatatttgtatttttagtagagacagggtttcaccgtgttggccaggctgatctctaattCCCAACCTCcggtgatcctcccgcttcagcctcccaaagtgctgggactacaggcgtgagccactgcacccagcctctaacTTGCTTTTCTTCCAAACAGTGCAGCATCTCTTCCCCCGACGCCCGGGCCCTGTGAGCATTTGGGTCCAGATCATTCTCTGGTGGGGGCCGTTCTGTTGTCTGTTGGGGGGTATCCTAACCCTAAGCCCTGGGGCCTCTGGAAGGATCCAGCTCTGCTCacgccttatttttattttttatttttggagacagagtcttattctgtgcCCAAGCAGTGGTATgaacgtggctcactgcagcctcgaactcccaggctcaaacggtCCTCCCAGGACCTcctaggcatgcgccactacacccagctaattttaaaatttttttgtagagacgaggtctcgccatgttgctcaggctgacctcaaactcctggacgcAAGCCATCtacccacctcaccctctcaaggtccttacaggcgtgagccagtgtgcttGGCCTGTCCACACCTTAAATTTAACCCTACAGGATCCATTCCCAACAGCTGGGAACTTCCCCATGATAGATGGGTGGTGTTTTCAGCCGGAAATTTGTGGTGCTTTGTGATGGCAGCCCCAGGACACTCTCCCAGTCATGTATCGTGAGGAATGAGACGCAAGACAGGATTTGATCACAAGTTAACAGCaacacggccaggcgcggtggcgcacgcctgtaatcccagcactttggaggccaaggtggtggatcagatgaggtcaggagtttgagaccagcctggccagcacggtgaaaccctatctctactaaaaacacaaaaattagccaggcgtggtggcaagtgccggtaatcccagctacttgggaggctgaggcaggagaattgcttcaacccgggaggcagaggctgcagtgagctgagaccgtgccactgcactccagcctgggtgacagagcaagactctgcttcaaaaacaaaaaatgaggtgGGGTTGGGATGTACTAGAACATGATGAATGTGGTTGTTTATTTCTTGGGAGCGTTGCGTGGAGCCCAGTGGGCCTGGGCATGCGTGGGCCtcactccctctcccctctctgacTCCCCCTTCTGCTGGGTCCTCTTCATGCCGTGGTGAGgacccctgccctgcccagtgCCCTGCATGGGCCTTGCCCCAAGTGTCACAGTCAAGTCTGCCAGTCCAGGAGGTACACCCAGCAGAGCAGGGTGGGGTCTGCATCCACTGTGGGCCTGCCACGGTGCTGGCGTCCTGGTAGTGACAACGGTGTTGGCAGTGACAGGCCCTGCGTGCTGAGTGTGAACCTGGCACATGCGCGGTGTGTGATCCGGGTCGTCCCTCCGCCCTGTGCGGGATggactctgtctctctcccctgaGGATTCTCAGGGGAGTCGGTGGATGCTGGGGCCCCACGCCAGAGCAACCCCCAGGTGTCTTACAAGTCACCGGTCAGGTGTGCGTGAGACTTGGACTGGCGCCTGGAAGTTTCCTCATTTATACGGTGCCTTGAGGTGGACAGCTGCCCCTGGAATCACCCAGCATCTCGCCATGTGATCCAACATGGaagagggtctttgcagatgaaatCAAGCGAAGAGGGATCACACCAATCGCAGGGGTCCCTGACCCAGTGACCAGTGACTTGGGCACAGCGGACAACGCTGCCATGGCAGAGATTCATTCGTCAGCTCTGGGGCCGCGCGTCCGCGAcgaaggtgtgggcagggctgggtccCTCTGAGGCCGAGGGGCATCTGCCAGGCTTCTCTCTGCTCCTGGCGGTGGCCAGCATCCTGGGCCCTTCGCTTGTGGAAGCATcacccccatctctgcctctATCCTCACATAGCTGTCTCCCCCGTATCCGCCTCACTCATAAGGACGTTTGTCTCTGACTCTAGGGCCACCCAGGTAATCCAAGATGACATCCCTCAAGACCTTTTTCCACCTAGGCTGCCATGCAAAGGCTGCGGGCATTGGGGCGTGGCTTCTTTGTGGAGGCCACAGTCCGGCCTGCGTAGTCCCCTGTAACCGGCATCTTAGCCTGCCCCCACACTCAAGCCCCAGAGTGCCAGGAAGCAGCAAGTCCAGGCCCCAGCCAGGCATCAGCACCGGGGAGGATGCGGCCCCTGCGGGCTCTTGGGGCCCAGCTCTGCACCTTCTGCTGTGAGCCAGTCAGGCCTCGCCATGTGCAGTTCTGTTCTGTCCACTGAGAAGGTGGCCCCCTTTGGGTAAAACTCCTTAGAGTCAGAAGTCCAGGGGATGTTTTGAACCCTGCCactaggggctgggtgcagtggctcaggcctgtaagcccagcacttggggaggcagaggtgggaggatcacgtgagcccaggagttggagaccatcctgggcaacagagagaaaccctgtttctactaaaagaaaattacccaggtgtggtggtgtgtgtctgtagtctcagctagtcaggaggctaaggtgggaggatcgcttgggcctgggaggcagaggttgcagtgagccatgatggcaccactgcactccagccggggcaacagagcgagaccctgtctcagaaaatcaaacaaacaaacaaaaaaacaaatcctgCCGCTTGTGCCATCAGCACGAGTTTCCAGGAAATTCTGTCACCTCCAGCAGGTCATGATTCCCCTGTGTATTTCAGGTCCGCGGGAGAGCTGTGGAGCTTGGTGAGTGTTTCGTGGCCTCTTGGGTTGGTCAGCACCCCCAGCCAGCAGGCCCAGGACCCCTCTGCAGAAGCATTCCAGGAGAGCAGGCGTCACCAAGATGTCCAACCCCTTCCTGAAGCAAGTCTTCAACAAGGACAAGACATTCCGCCCCAAGCGCAAGTTCGAGCCGGGCACCCAGCGCTTCGAGCTGCACAAGAAGGCGCAGGCGTCGCTGAATGCCGGGCTGGACCTGCGGCTGGCCGTGCAGCTGCCCCCGGGCGAGGACCTGAACGACTGGGTGGCCGTTCACGTGGTGGACTTCTTTAACCGCGTCAACCTCATCTACGGCACCATCAGCGACGGCTGCACGGAGCAGTCCTGCCCCGTCATGTCAGGGGGCCCCAAGTACGAGTACCGCTGGCAGGACGAGCATAAGTTCCGGAAGCCCACGGCACTCTCTGCGCCCAGGTACATGGACCTGCTGATGGACTGGATCGAGGCGCAAATCAACAACGAGGACCTCTTCCCCACCAATGTCGGTGAGTCAGTGGTGAGCAGGGGCTTGGGGATACAGAGCCTTCCGGAAAAGTCAgggaggccaagcacagtggctcacacccgtaatgccagcgctttgggaggcggagcgcagggatcacttgagcccaggagtttgagctcagcctgggcaacatagcaaaatcccatctctagggaaaattttaaaaattagccaagcatggtggtgcacgcctgtggttgcagctactcgggaggctaaggtgggaggatcgcttgaggctaggaggttgaggctgcagtaaactatgatcgtgccactgcactccagcctgggcgacagagcaagaccctgtctcaaaaaaaacaaaaaagagactcCATTTCTGTGTCTTCTCCTAAGTCGGGCTGCGCTTAGTAGCCTGGCTTCATCCCGAATCACTCCTGGTGACTCCTGTCTCCCTCACCCCAAAGCAGAGAAGGGCGGGATCAGCATCAGGCCTGGAGTCCTTCGCAGAGGAGACAAGTACCCCTGCCAGCGCTGGGCCCAGTGTTCTCTCTCGGTGGTTTCAGAATCACTGCCACGGAGCCCCTGGGCCCACCAGGATCATCACCCTTTAGTGGGACCTCCTGCCCAGCTCGATGTGCAATGCACTGTGTGGCTCTCGGGGCACCCTGTAAACGTGGGTTTGTGGGTGATCATTGGGGCACGTCCCTCCAGAGTACAgcggaccttttttttttttttttcaaaaagtatcCCCCCCTTTTCCCCCGACTAGGGGGCAGTGGGCCCATCTCAgttcacttcaacctctaccccccaggttcaagcgattctctttcctcagcctcctgagtagctgggattacaggtgtgagccaccacacctggctaattttttttatttttcagtaaagatggggtttctccatgttggccgggctggtctcgaactcctgacctcaagtgatctgcctgcctcggcctcccaaagtgctgggattacaggcgtgagccaccagccccCGGCCTGCCGGC from Piliocolobus tephrosceles isolate RC106 unplaced genomic scaffold, ASM277652v3 unscaffolded_28940, whole genome shotgun sequence encodes the following:
- the MOB3A gene encoding MOB kinase activator 3A, with product MSNPFLKQVFNKDKTFRPKRKFEPGTQRFELHKKAQASLNAGLDLRLAVQLPPGEDLNDWVAVHVVDFFNRVNLIYGTISDGCTEQSCPVMSGGPKYEYRWQDEHKFRKPTALSAPRYMDLLMDWIEAQINNEDLFPTNVGTPFPKNFLQTVRKILSRLFRVFVHVYIHHFDRIAQMGSEAHVNTCYKHFYYFVKEFGLIDTKELEPLREMTARMCH